One genomic segment of Strix aluco isolate bStrAlu1 chromosome 14, bStrAlu1.hap1, whole genome shotgun sequence includes these proteins:
- the BCO1 gene encoding beta,beta-carotene 15,15'-dioxygenase isoform X1, whose product MDTIFGRNKEEHPEPIKAEVQGQLPPWLQGILLRNGPGMHTIGDTKYNHWFDGLALLHSFTFKNGEVYYRSKYLRSDTYNCNIEANRIVVSEFGTMAYPDPCKNIFAKAFSYLSHTIPEFTDNCLINIMKTGDDFYATSETNFIRKINPQTLETLEKVDYSKYVAVNVATSHPHYDSAGNILNMGTSIVDKGKTKYILFKIPPSVAEKEKKKSCLKHLEVVCSIPSRSLLHPSYYHSFGITENYIVFVEQPFKLDIVKMATAYIRGVNWASCLAYHKEDKTWFHFVDKKTKKEVSTKFYTDAMVFFHHVNAYEEDGHIIFDIIAYTDNSLYDLFYLKNLSKNFEEKSKLTSIPTCKRFVVPLQYDKEAEVGSNLVTVPSTATAVKEKDGSIYCQPEILCEGIELPRINYDYNGKKYRYIFATEVQWSPVPVQIVKFNIQTKEMLHWREDHSWPSEPIFVPSPDAREEDDGIVLTCVVTSDPKKAPFLLVLDAKTFKELGRATVDVEMHLDLHGMFVPEKDLKTETE is encoded by the exons GTCAGTTGCCCCCTTGGTTGCAAGGGATACTTCTCCGAAATGGCCCAGGGATGCACACAATAGGGGACACTAAGTATAACCACTGGTTTGATGGCTTGGCTCTGCTGCATagctttacatttaaaaatg GTGAAGTTTACTACAGAAGTAAGTATCTCCGAAGCGACACATACAACTGCAATATAGAAGCAAACAGAATTGTGGTGTCTGAGTTTGGAACAATGGCTTATCCGGATCCATGCAAAAACATATTTGCCAA GGCGTTCTCGTATTTGTCTCACACCATTCCTGAGTTCACAGACAACTGCCTGATCAACATTATGAAAACTGGGGATGATTTTTATGCTACCAGTGAGACTAACTTCATCAGGAAAATTAATCCGCAGACTCTGGAGACATTAGAGAAG GTTGACTACAGCAAATATGTAGCTGTAAATGTGGCAACTTCTCACCCACACTATGACAGTGCTGGAAATATTCTCAACATGGGCACTTCAATAGTTGATAAAGGGAAGACAAAATACATTCTATTTAAGATTCCTCCTTCTGTGGCAG aaaaagaaaagaagaaatcttgTCTTAAACATCTGGAAGTGGTATGCTCCATCCCTTCTCGTTCTCTGCTCCACCCAAGCTACTACCATAGTTTTGGAATCACAGAAAATTACATTGTCTTCGTAGAGCAGCCATTCAAACTGGATATTGTCAAAATGGCAACTGCTTACATCCGAGGTGTGAACTGGGCTTCCTGCCTTGCCTATCATAAGGAAGATAAG ACTTGGTTTCACTTTGTAGACAAGAAGACTAAAAAAGAAGTATCCACCAAGTTTTATACTGATGCTATGGTGTTTTTTCACCATGTAAATGCTTATGAAGAGGATGGCCACATTATTTTTGATATTATTGCCTATACAGACAATAGCTTATATGATCTGTTCTATTTAAAAAACCTGAGTAAGAACTTTGAAGAGAAGAGCAAACTTACTTCCATACCAACCTGTAAACGGTTTGTTGTTCCTCTGCAGTATgacaag GAAGCTGAAGTAGGTTCTAATTTAGTCACAGTTCCCTCTACTGCAACTGCTGTAAAAGAGAAAGATGGCAGCATCTATTGTCAACCTGAAATACTATGTGAAG GGATAGAACTGCCTCGCATCAACTATGACTATAATGGCAAAAAATACAGGTACATCTTTGCAACGGAAGTCCAGTGGAGTCCAGTTCCTGTACAG ATTGTGAAATTTAACATCCAGACAAAGGAAATGCTCCACTGGAGAGAGGACCACAGCTGGCCATCTGAGCCCATTTTCGTTCCCAGCCCTGATGCAAGAGAAGAGGATGATG GTATTGTTCTAACCTGTGTTGTGACATCTGATCCAAAGAAGGCACCCTTCCTACTTGTCTTGGATGCTAAAACATTCAAAGAATTGGGTCGAGCCACAGTAGATGTAGAAATGCATCTGGACCTGCATGGAATGTTTGTACCAGAGAAAGACTTGAAGACTGAAACTGAGTAA
- the BCO1 gene encoding beta,beta-carotene 15,15'-dioxygenase isoform X3, with the protein MHTIGDTKYNHWFDGLALLHSFTFKNGEVYYRSKYLRSDTYNCNIEANRIVVSEFGTMAYPDPCKNIFAKAFSYLSHTIPEFTDNCLINIMKTGDDFYATSETNFIRKINPQTLETLEKVDYSKYVAVNVATSHPHYDSAGNILNMGTSIVDKGKTKYILFKIPPSVAEKEKKKSCLKHLEVVCSIPSRSLLHPSYYHSFGITENYIVFVEQPFKLDIVKMATAYIRGVNWASCLAYHKEDKTWFHFVDKKTKKEVSTKFYTDAMVFFHHVNAYEEDGHIIFDIIAYTDNSLYDLFYLKNLSKNFEEKSKLTSIPTCKRFVVPLQYDKEAEVGSNLVTVPSTATAVKEKDGSIYCQPEILCEGIELPRINYDYNGKKYRYIFATEVQWSPVPVQIVKFNIQTKEMLHWREDHSWPSEPIFVPSPDAREEDDGIVLTCVVTSDPKKAPFLLVLDAKTFKELGRATVDVEMHLDLHGMFVPEKDLKTETE; encoded by the exons ATGCACACAATAGGGGACACTAAGTATAACCACTGGTTTGATGGCTTGGCTCTGCTGCATagctttacatttaaaaatg GTGAAGTTTACTACAGAAGTAAGTATCTCCGAAGCGACACATACAACTGCAATATAGAAGCAAACAGAATTGTGGTGTCTGAGTTTGGAACAATGGCTTATCCGGATCCATGCAAAAACATATTTGCCAA GGCGTTCTCGTATTTGTCTCACACCATTCCTGAGTTCACAGACAACTGCCTGATCAACATTATGAAAACTGGGGATGATTTTTATGCTACCAGTGAGACTAACTTCATCAGGAAAATTAATCCGCAGACTCTGGAGACATTAGAGAAG GTTGACTACAGCAAATATGTAGCTGTAAATGTGGCAACTTCTCACCCACACTATGACAGTGCTGGAAATATTCTCAACATGGGCACTTCAATAGTTGATAAAGGGAAGACAAAATACATTCTATTTAAGATTCCTCCTTCTGTGGCAG aaaaagaaaagaagaaatcttgTCTTAAACATCTGGAAGTGGTATGCTCCATCCCTTCTCGTTCTCTGCTCCACCCAAGCTACTACCATAGTTTTGGAATCACAGAAAATTACATTGTCTTCGTAGAGCAGCCATTCAAACTGGATATTGTCAAAATGGCAACTGCTTACATCCGAGGTGTGAACTGGGCTTCCTGCCTTGCCTATCATAAGGAAGATAAG ACTTGGTTTCACTTTGTAGACAAGAAGACTAAAAAAGAAGTATCCACCAAGTTTTATACTGATGCTATGGTGTTTTTTCACCATGTAAATGCTTATGAAGAGGATGGCCACATTATTTTTGATATTATTGCCTATACAGACAATAGCTTATATGATCTGTTCTATTTAAAAAACCTGAGTAAGAACTTTGAAGAGAAGAGCAAACTTACTTCCATACCAACCTGTAAACGGTTTGTTGTTCCTCTGCAGTATgacaag GAAGCTGAAGTAGGTTCTAATTTAGTCACAGTTCCCTCTACTGCAACTGCTGTAAAAGAGAAAGATGGCAGCATCTATTGTCAACCTGAAATACTATGTGAAG GGATAGAACTGCCTCGCATCAACTATGACTATAATGGCAAAAAATACAGGTACATCTTTGCAACGGAAGTCCAGTGGAGTCCAGTTCCTGTACAG ATTGTGAAATTTAACATCCAGACAAAGGAAATGCTCCACTGGAGAGAGGACCACAGCTGGCCATCTGAGCCCATTTTCGTTCCCAGCCCTGATGCAAGAGAAGAGGATGATG GTATTGTTCTAACCTGTGTTGTGACATCTGATCCAAAGAAGGCACCCTTCCTACTTGTCTTGGATGCTAAAACATTCAAAGAATTGGGTCGAGCCACAGTAGATGTAGAAATGCATCTGGACCTGCATGGAATGTTTGTACCAGAGAAAGACTTGAAGACTGAAACTGAGTAA
- the BCO1 gene encoding beta,beta-carotene 15,15'-dioxygenase isoform X2, producing the protein MKLCQLPPWLQGILLRNGPGMHTIGDTKYNHWFDGLALLHSFTFKNGEVYYRSKYLRSDTYNCNIEANRIVVSEFGTMAYPDPCKNIFAKAFSYLSHTIPEFTDNCLINIMKTGDDFYATSETNFIRKINPQTLETLEKVDYSKYVAVNVATSHPHYDSAGNILNMGTSIVDKGKTKYILFKIPPSVAEKEKKKSCLKHLEVVCSIPSRSLLHPSYYHSFGITENYIVFVEQPFKLDIVKMATAYIRGVNWASCLAYHKEDKTWFHFVDKKTKKEVSTKFYTDAMVFFHHVNAYEEDGHIIFDIIAYTDNSLYDLFYLKNLSKNFEEKSKLTSIPTCKRFVVPLQYDKEAEVGSNLVTVPSTATAVKEKDGSIYCQPEILCEGIELPRINYDYNGKKYRYIFATEVQWSPVPVQIVKFNIQTKEMLHWREDHSWPSEPIFVPSPDAREEDDGIVLTCVVTSDPKKAPFLLVLDAKTFKELGRATVDVEMHLDLHGMFVPEKDLKTETE; encoded by the exons GTCAGTTGCCCCCTTGGTTGCAAGGGATACTTCTCCGAAATGGCCCAGGGATGCACACAATAGGGGACACTAAGTATAACCACTGGTTTGATGGCTTGGCTCTGCTGCATagctttacatttaaaaatg GTGAAGTTTACTACAGAAGTAAGTATCTCCGAAGCGACACATACAACTGCAATATAGAAGCAAACAGAATTGTGGTGTCTGAGTTTGGAACAATGGCTTATCCGGATCCATGCAAAAACATATTTGCCAA GGCGTTCTCGTATTTGTCTCACACCATTCCTGAGTTCACAGACAACTGCCTGATCAACATTATGAAAACTGGGGATGATTTTTATGCTACCAGTGAGACTAACTTCATCAGGAAAATTAATCCGCAGACTCTGGAGACATTAGAGAAG GTTGACTACAGCAAATATGTAGCTGTAAATGTGGCAACTTCTCACCCACACTATGACAGTGCTGGAAATATTCTCAACATGGGCACTTCAATAGTTGATAAAGGGAAGACAAAATACATTCTATTTAAGATTCCTCCTTCTGTGGCAG aaaaagaaaagaagaaatcttgTCTTAAACATCTGGAAGTGGTATGCTCCATCCCTTCTCGTTCTCTGCTCCACCCAAGCTACTACCATAGTTTTGGAATCACAGAAAATTACATTGTCTTCGTAGAGCAGCCATTCAAACTGGATATTGTCAAAATGGCAACTGCTTACATCCGAGGTGTGAACTGGGCTTCCTGCCTTGCCTATCATAAGGAAGATAAG ACTTGGTTTCACTTTGTAGACAAGAAGACTAAAAAAGAAGTATCCACCAAGTTTTATACTGATGCTATGGTGTTTTTTCACCATGTAAATGCTTATGAAGAGGATGGCCACATTATTTTTGATATTATTGCCTATACAGACAATAGCTTATATGATCTGTTCTATTTAAAAAACCTGAGTAAGAACTTTGAAGAGAAGAGCAAACTTACTTCCATACCAACCTGTAAACGGTTTGTTGTTCCTCTGCAGTATgacaag GAAGCTGAAGTAGGTTCTAATTTAGTCACAGTTCCCTCTACTGCAACTGCTGTAAAAGAGAAAGATGGCAGCATCTATTGTCAACCTGAAATACTATGTGAAG GGATAGAACTGCCTCGCATCAACTATGACTATAATGGCAAAAAATACAGGTACATCTTTGCAACGGAAGTCCAGTGGAGTCCAGTTCCTGTACAG ATTGTGAAATTTAACATCCAGACAAAGGAAATGCTCCACTGGAGAGAGGACCACAGCTGGCCATCTGAGCCCATTTTCGTTCCCAGCCCTGATGCAAGAGAAGAGGATGATG GTATTGTTCTAACCTGTGTTGTGACATCTGATCCAAAGAAGGCACCCTTCCTACTTGTCTTGGATGCTAAAACATTCAAAGAATTGGGTCGAGCCACAGTAGATGTAGAAATGCATCTGGACCTGCATGGAATGTTTGTACCAGAGAAAGACTTGAAGACTGAAACTGAGTAA